A single genomic interval of Natator depressus isolate rNatDep1 chromosome 14, rNatDep2.hap1, whole genome shotgun sequence harbors:
- the LOC141998002 gene encoding H-2 class II histocompatibility antigen, E-S beta chain-like codes for MGTGRILGAGSCWAGALLVALTLLRTHLAHCTEPPGRFVYQQNAECLFSNGTERVRFLDRYLYNGRQIVHFDSELGVYVADTELGRPDAELWNSQPETLGDARAAVDTFCRHNYGVEAPFTVARRVQPKVKVSPTTSGSGSHSRLLVCSVTGFYPGGIEIKWFKNGQEQTAGVVSTELLQNGDWTFQILVMLEMSPRHGDVYTCQVEHVSLRDPITVHWEAQSDSARSKMLTGVGGFVLGLIFLAPGLLIYLKNKKGRPIPQPSGLLS; via the exons ATGGGGACTGGTCGGATCCTGGGGGCCgggagctgctgggctggggctctGCTCGTGGCACTGACCTTGCTGAGAACCCACCTGGCTCATTGCACGGAGCCCCCAG GGCGGTTCGTGTACCAGCAGAACGCGGAGTGTCTGTTCTCCAACGGCACCGAGCGGGTCCGGTTCCTGGACCGGTACCTCTACAACGGGCGGCAGATCGTCCACTTCGACAGCGAGCTGGGGGTGTACGTGGCGGACACGGAGCTGGGCCGGCCCGACGCCGAGCTCTGGAACAGCCAGCCCGAGACCCTGGGGGACGCGCGGGCGGCGGTGGACACGTTCTGCCGGCACAACTACGGGGTGGAGGCGCCTTTCACCGTGGCCCGGAGAG ttcaGCCCAAGGTGAAAGTTTCCCCCACGACATCGGGGTCTGGGTCCCACTCCCGCCTGCTGGTTTGCTCCGTGACGGGGTTTTACCCCGGGGGGATCGAGATTAAGTGGTTCAAGAACGGGCAGGAGCAGACGGCCGGGGTGGTGTCCACGGAGCTGCTCCAGAACGGAGACTGGACCTTCCAGATCCTGGTGATGCTGGAGATGAGCCCCCGGCACGGGGACGTCTACACCTGCCAGGTGGAGCACGTCAGCCTGCGGGACCCAATCACCGTGCACTGGG AGGCGCAGTCTGACTCCGCCAGGAGCAAGATGCTGACGGGCGTCGGGGGCTTCGTGCTGGGGCTGATCTTCCTGGCACCGGGACTCCTCATCTACCTGAAGAATAAGAAAG GGCGCCCCATTCCCCAACCTTCAG ggcTCCTGAGTTAG
- the LOC141998008 gene encoding HLA class II histocompatibility antigen, DR alpha chain-like isoform X2, which translates to MGAGRGVPMAQLALLTLLALPGAGAVRVEHMSSQMNFYQRTDLAQEESGEYMQEFDQDEMFYVDLERKETVWRLPDFSKFARFDAQFALGNIAVLKNNLEILIKRSNRTQAQNVPPEVTVFPEDPVELGEPNVLICFADKFFPPALSMTWLKNGQEVTGGVYETDFYPRQGDSFRKFSYLPFLPSQGDFYDCRVEHWGLPEPFTKHWEAQMPTPVPETTETLVCALGLAVGIIGIIAGTILIIKGMKMNAARNPRGPL; encoded by the exons ATGGGCGCAGGACGGGGCGTCCCcatggcccagctggccctgctcACCCTGCTGGCCCTGCCGGGCGCCGGGGCGGTGAGAG tggAGCACATGAGCTCCCAGATGAATTTCTACCAGCGGACGGACCTGGCCCAGGAGGAGTCTGGCGAGTACATGCAGGAGTTCGACCAGGACGAGATGTTCTACGTGGACCTGGAGAGGAAGGAGACCGTCTGGCGCCTGCCCGACTTCAGCAAATTCGCCCGCTTCGATGCTCAGTTTGCCCTGGGCAACATCGCCGTGCTGAAGAACAACCTGGAGATCCTGATCAAGAGGTCCAACCGCACGCAGGCCCAGAACG TGCCCCCCGAGGTGACCGTGTTCCCCGAAGACCCCgtggagctgggggagcccaaCGTCCTGATCTGCTTCGCGGACAAGTTCTTCCCGCCCGCGCTCAGCATGACGTGGCTGAAGAATGGGCAGGAGGTGACGGGGGGCGTCTACGAGACCGACTTCTACCCCCGCCAGGGTGACTCCTTCCGCAAGTTCTCCTAcctgcccttcctccccagccagggcGACTTCTACGACTGCCGGGTGGAGCACTGGGGGCTGCCTGAGCCCTTCACGAAGCACTGGG aAGCCCAGATGCCCACCCCCGTCCCCGAGACCACCGAGACCCTGGTGTGCGCCCTGGGTCTGGCCGTGGGCATCATCGGCATCATCGCGGGCACCATCCTCATCATCAAGGGCATGAAGATGAACGCTGCCCGCAACCCGCGGGGCCCCTT ATAA
- the BRD2 gene encoding bromodomain-containing protein 2 isoform X2, with protein sequence MDMGTIKRRLENNYYWGAAECMQDFNTMFTNCYIYNKPTDDIVLMAQTLEKIFLQKVAQMPAEEQEIVITVAKNSHKKGASRAAALLAGAVTAAHQVPAVSSVSHTSLYTPSAEIPATVLSIPHPSVISAPLLKSLHSAACQPVLAVPAPTQPVAKKKGVKRKADTTTPTTTAIIATSGESSPSAPLLEPKAAKIPTRRESGRPIKPPKKDLPDSQQHQTSKKGKLSEQLKYCNGILKDLVSKKHAAYAWPFYKPVDASALGLHDYHEIIKCPMDLSTIKRKMENRDYHDAQEFAADVRLMFSNCYKYNPPDHDVVAMARKLQDVFEFSYAKMPDEPLDTNPPSAALSGALSKSSSEESSSDDEDEDEDEDEDEEESSSESSSESEESSDSEEERANRLAELQEQLRAVHEQLAALSQGPVSKPKKKRERKEKRKKKKSEKHKGRGGDEEARARQAQLKKAKKAGGSSGGTSGGSSSSITKNSNKVLKAALPAPPMLYDSEEEEESKPMTYDEKRQLSLDINKLPGEKLGRVVHIIQSREPSLRDSNPEEIEIDFETLKPSTLRELERYVLSCLRKKPRKPYSETMKKPVGKTKEELALEKKRELEKRLQDVSGQLNSTKKPPKKANEKPESAQQVPVSRLSASSSSSDSSSSSSSSSSSDTSDSDSG encoded by the exons CCCACGGATGACATTGTGCTGATGGCCCAGACCCTGGAGAAGATTTTCCTGCAGAAAGTGGCTCAGATGCCCGCGGAGGAGCAGGAGATAGTCATCACCGTGGCCAAGAACAGCCACAAGAAGGGGGCTTCCCGGGCGGCAG ctctcctggcagGAGCAGTTACTGCAGCTCACCAAGTGCCTGCAGTCTCCTCGGTCTCTCACACCTCGCTCTACACCCCAAGTGCTGAGATCCCCGCCACTGTGCTCAGTATTCCCCACCCCTCGGTGATCTCTGCACCGCTTCTCAAATCACTGCACTCCGCTGCCTGCCAGCCAGTGCTGGCCGTGCCTGCTCCCACGCAGCCTGTGGCCAAG aagaAGGGTGTGAAGCGAAAAgcggacaccaccacccccaccaccacagccATCATCGCCACTAGCGGGGAGTCATCCCCGTCGGCCCCCCTTCTGGAGCCCAAAGCGGCCAAGATCCCCACCCGGCGGGAGAGCGGGCGCCCCATCAAGCCCCCCAAGAAGGACCTGCCCGACTCGCAGCAGCACCAGACCTCCAAGAAGGGCAAGCTGTCCGAGCAGCTCAAGTACTGCAACGGCATCCTCAAGGACCTGGTGTCCAAGAAGCACGCTGCCTACGCCTGGCCGTTCTACAAGCCCGTCGACGCCTCGGCCCTGGGGCTGCACGACTACCACGAGATCATCAAGTGCCCCATGGACCTCAGCACCATCAAG CGGAAGATGGAGAACCGGGATTACCACGACGCGCAGGAATTTGCTGCCGACGTCCGGTTAATGTTCTCCAACTGCTACAAGTACAACCCGCCTGACCACGACGTCGTGGCCATGGCtcgcaagctgcag gaCGTGTTCGAGTTCAGCTACGCCAAGATGCCAGACGAGCCCCTGGACACCAACCCGCCGTCGGCAGCGCTGTCTGGGGCCCTCTCGAAATCCTCCTCCGAGGAGTCGTCCAGCGACGACGAGGATGAGGACGAAGATGAGGATGAGGACGAGGAGGAGAGCAGCAGCGAGAGTTCGTCGGAGAGCGAGGAGAGCTCCGACTCGGAGGAGGAGCGCGCCAACCGGCTGgcggagctgcaggagcag CTGCGGGCAGTGCATGAGCAGCTCGCAGCCCTGTCGCAGGGCCCGGTCTCCAAGCCCAAGAAGAAGcgggagaggaaggagaagagaaagaagaagaaatcGGAGAAGCACAAGGGCCGGGGAGGCGATGAGGAGGCGCGGGCACGCCAGGCCCAGCTGAAGAAGGCCAAAAAGGCCGGGGGCAGCAGTGGAGGGACCAgcggggggagcagcagcagcatcacgaa GAATTCCAATAAGGTGTTGAAGGCGGCGCTGCCGGCACCCCCCATGCTCTACGactcggaggaggaggaggagagcaagcCCATGACCTATGACGAGAAGCGCCAGCTCAGCCTGGACATCAACAAGCTGCCGGGGGAGAAGCTAGGGCGGGTGGTGCACATCATCCAGTCGCGGGAGCCCTCGCTGCGCGACTCCAACCCCGAGGAGATCGAGATCGACTTCGAGACCCTCAAGCCCTCCACCCTGCGGGAGCTGGAGCGCTATGTGCTGTCCTGCCTGCGCAAGAAGCCGCGCAAACCCTACAGCGAGA CCATGAAGAAGCCGGTGGGGAAGACGAAGGAGGAGCTGGCGTTGGAGAAGAAACGGGAGCTGGAGAAGCGGCTGCAGGACGTGAGCGGCCAGCTCAACTCCACCAAGAAGCCCCCCAAGAAGG ccaacGAGAAGCCGGAGTCTGCCCAGCAGGTGCCCGTGTCGCGGCTCAGcgccagcagctccagctccgactccagcagctccagctccagctcctcgtCCTCGGACACCAGCGACTCGGATTCTGGCTAG
- the LOC141998008 gene encoding HLA class II histocompatibility antigen, DR alpha chain-like isoform X1, whose protein sequence is MGAGRGVPMAQLALLTLLALPGAGAVRVEHMSSQMNFYQRTDLAQEESGEYMQEFDQDEMFYVDLERKETVWRLPDFSKFARFDAQFALGNIAVLKNNLEILIKRSNRTQAQNVPPEVTVFPEDPVELGEPNVLICFADKFFPPALSMTWLKNGQEVTGGVYETDFYPRQGDSFRKFSYLPFLPSQGDFYDCRVEHWGLPEPFTKHWEAQMPTPVPETTETLVCALGLAVGIIGIIAGTILIIKGMKMNAARNPRGPL, encoded by the exons ATGGGCGCAGGACGGGGCGTCCCcatggcccagctggccctgctcACCCTGCTGGCCCTGCCGGGCGCCGGGGCGGTGAGAG tggAGCACATGAGCTCCCAGATGAATTTCTACCAGCGGACGGACCTGGCCCAGGAGGAGTCTGGCGAGTACATGCAGGAGTTCGACCAGGACGAGATGTTCTACGTGGACCTGGAGAGGAAGGAGACCGTCTGGCGCCTGCCCGACTTCAGCAAATTCGCCCGCTTCGATGCTCAGTTTGCCCTGGGCAACATCGCCGTGCTGAAGAACAACCTGGAGATCCTGATCAAGAGGTCCAACCGCACGCAGGCCCAGAACG TGCCCCCCGAGGTGACCGTGTTCCCCGAAGACCCCgtggagctgggggagcccaaCGTCCTGATCTGCTTCGCGGACAAGTTCTTCCCGCCCGCGCTCAGCATGACGTGGCTGAAGAATGGGCAGGAGGTGACGGGGGGCGTCTACGAGACCGACTTCTACCCCCGCCAGGGTGACTCCTTCCGCAAGTTCTCCTAcctgcccttcctccccagccagggcGACTTCTACGACTGCCGGGTGGAGCACTGGGGGCTGCCTGAGCCCTTCACGAAGCACTGGG aAGCCCAGATGCCCACCCCCGTCCCCGAGACCACCGAGACCCTGGTGTGCGCCCTGGGTCTGGCCGTGGGCATCATCGGCATCATCGCGGGCACCATCCTCATCATCAAGGGCATGAAGATGAACGCTGCCCGCAACCCGCGGGGCCCCTTGTGA